DNA sequence from the Bordetella genomosp. 9 genome:
CGTGACGGAAACCGATTCGCCGCTACCGGAGGCGCTGGGCTGCCGGGTCGGCACGCCCCAGGCCGTCGGATCCAGCTGTATGCCCTTGGCGGTGTCGCCGACGATGCCGCCGCCGCCGCCGATCGATTGCGCCACGATGGCATGGGCGCCGTCGCCTCGCGTGTTGACGCCCCCGCCCGTGATGTTCAGGTTGACCACACCACCGTTGCCCGTCTGGCCGCCCAGGCTGATGCCGCTGATGCTGCTGGCCGCGCCGCTGGTGGCGATGCCGCCGCCGCCGCCGATGGACTGGGCCACCACGCCGATGGCGCGCGCGCCGTAAGTGTTCATGCCCAGGCCGGTCGAGACCGTGATGGTCCCGCCGTTGCCGGTGGCGCCGTTCTGGCCGCCCAGGGTGAGGTTGAGCTGGCGGCCGCTGGAGGTCGCCGTGTCGGATGTGCCGGACATGCCGATGCCGCCGCCGGCGCCTATCGATTGCAGGACCAGGCCATACGCGCTGTCGCCGTGCGTCGAGATATTCGCCCAGCTGGCCTGGTTCACGGTGATGTTGCCGCCATTGCCGCCGTTGCCGCCGTTGCGGCCGACGGTGAGAGTGCCGTTGACCAGGGGCGAGCCGGAAGCCCCCACGCCGCCGCCGCCGCCGATGGACTGCAGCACCACGCCATGCGCGCCGAAGCCGTTGGTATTGAACAGGTTGCCGTTGTGGTTGGTGGCGAAGTTGTCGTCGAAATACGCCACGATATCGCCGCCCGCGCCGCCTGATCCGCCCTTGCCGCCCACCGACAGCGTCAGGTGCGACGAGGAACTGCTGGACGAGGTGGTCGACGCCCCGCCTTGTCCGCCGCCGCCGCCTATCGATTGCAGCAGCACCGCGTCGGCGTAATCGCCGTAGGTATTGATCTGCGAGCCCAGGCTGGCTGCGGTGGTGCTGCTGCCGATTGCGCCGCCGTTGCCGCCATTGCCGCCGGTGCCGCCGACACCCAGGTTCAATTCGTAGCTGGTGCCCTGGTCGTTCAGGGTTCCCGCCAGCTTGCGCAGCGCGCCGGTGGAAGGATCGGCGGAGTCGCCGCCGGCCACGCCGCCCAGGCCGCCGGAGCCGCCGATGCTTTGCGCGACCAGGCCGTCCGCGTCCGCGCCATAGGTGGTGATGTTGCCGTAGGAGGACAGGGCGATGCTGCCGCCCGCGCCGCCGGAGCTGCCGCCCCGACCGACATTCACGGTGCCGCGCACGTCGGTGCTGCCATCCTCGCTTTCCGACGCCAGCGACAGGCCGATCTGGCCGCCCTGGGCCGCGCCGCCGCCGCCGCCGATGGATTGCAGCAGCACGCCGCGCGCGCCGTCGCCGCCGGTCATGATCGTGTCGGTGAGGGTGCTGGCGAAATTGACGCTGCCGCCCGTACCCCCGCCGCCGCCGGTACCGCCCAGGCTGATCGTCGCCTGCACGTTGGCGTCGGTGTTGCGGTTGCTGCCGGTGGCCGAACCGATGCCGCCCGCGCCGCCACCGCCGCCGATGCTCTGTACCACGATGCCGTTGGCCGAGTCACCCCAGGTCTGGATGTGGTTGTTGCCTTGCAGCGATACGTTGGCGTTGCTGGCGCAGGTGGAGGTCGACGTGCCGCCGCAGGCCGCCGATCCGCCGTTGCCGCCGAAAGCGGCGCTGACCTCGGCGCCCACCGAGCTTTCCGTGCCGATCACCGTCGACGTCGCCGTGGCGTTGCCGCCCACGCCGCCGCCGCCGCCGATGGACTGCACCAGCAGGCCGTTCGAGCCGGCGCCATAGGTCGTCACGCTGGACCCGGACAGGTTGGCGTTGGCATTGCCGCCGCTGCCGCCCGTGCCGCCGCTGCCGCCGGCCGCGAAGCTCACGGACGCGCCGACGGACACCGAATCGTCGGGCACGGCCACCGCATAGGCCTGCGCCACCGCCGCGCCGCCGATACCGCCGCCGCCGCCGATGGATTGCACGACGATGCCGTGGGCGTCGGTCGCGCTGGTGCCGGACGTGCCGGTGGTGATGCTGCCGTTCGTCAGGTTGGCGCTGGCGCTGCTGGCAGCGCCGCCGTTGCCGCCGCTGCCGCCCACGGCCACCGCCATGGAAAACCCCAGGCTGGCGTTGAACGACGACGCCGCGCCGCCGGTGCCGCCGCCGCCGCCGATGGATTGCGCGACCAACCCGTAAGACGTATCGCCCGTCGTGGTGATGGCGCCGCCGTTCAGGTTGATGGTGGCGCTGCCGCCACCGCCGCCGCCGTTGCCGGCCTGGCCGCCGATGGTCGCGATGCCGCTGGATCCGCCGCCGTCGCCGCCACCGCCGCCGATGGACTGCGCGAGCAGGCCGATGGCCGCGGAACCCTTGGTCGCCAGCGTCGCGGATTGCGTGATGCTGACCGTGCCGCCGTTGACCGCGTTGCCGCCGGAACCGCCCAGCGCCACGATGCCGCTGCTCTGGCCCGCCGCGCCGCCGCCGCCGCCCAGGGACTGGGCCACGATGCCATGCGACGAAGCGCCAGTGGTGGTGATGGCCGTCAGGCTGCTGATCGTGACGTTGCCCGGGGTTCCGCCGTCGCCCGCGTTGGCGCCCGCATCGCCGAAGAACTCGAAATTGGACGTCGTGCCGCCGCCGAAGCCGCCCATGGACTGCGCCAGAATGCCGATGGAGTTCGCCCCATAGGTCCCGATGGTGCCGCCGCTGCCCGACTGGTTGCCGGTCGTGATGGTGACGTCCTTGCCCGCGCCGCCGCTGCCGGCATTTTCGGGGGTGAAGTCGATCAGGCCGCTGCTGGTCTCCACGCCGCCGCCGGCGCCGCCGGCGCTGCGGGCGGCGATGCCGTGGGCCTGCGTGCCGTTGGTCGTGATGCTCGCGTTGCCATTCATGTAGACGTTGATGAGGCCGCCGTAGCCGCCCGCGCCGCCGTTGCCGTCTTCCCGTCCCGCGCCGGCGTTGCCGCCCTGGCTGATCACCACCACGCCGGGCAGGTAGTTGCCGTAGGTGGATATGGCGGAGCCGCTGTTGAGGTTGATCGTCGACGTATAGGGATTGGAGCCGCCCGTGCCGCCCCGCTGTCCGGTGGTGTTCGTGACCGTCTGGGCGCTCATGCCGCCGTTGCCGCCCAACCCTATCATGACGATCCCGCCCGACACGCCGGACAGCCCGGTGGGCGCGGGCAGCGCGTTGAGCATGGACAGGTTGATCGGCGCGGAATTGGTGATGGTCATGCCGGCGGCGTTGGCGCCCGCGCCGCCGTTGTCGCTGCCGTCTTCGGAAGTGATCCCGTTGCCGCCCTGGTTGAGCATGTACAGGCCGCGCACGCCGTTGGCGAAGCTGGATCCGCCGTTGAGCTGGACCGTGACGGCGCCGCTGTTGACGATATTGCTGGGGACGGAAGTGTTCGCGAAGCCGGCATTGCCGCCGTAGCCGTTGTAGTTGCCGCCATTGCCGCCGATGGATTCGACGCCGATGCCCCAGGCGTAGCGCGACGCGCTGCCCGAGTTGACGGAGACGGAAGCGCTGTTGTTGATGGAGATGGTATTCGTGTCGCCGCCGTTCCCGCCATTCTGGTCGCCGGTGCCGGCCTTGTCCTCGGCGCCGCCGGACCCGCCCATGCCCGCCGCGTAGATGCCCACGCCGCCATACGGCAGGTTGTTCACCTGGATCGCGCCGCTGTTGGTGATCGAGATCGCCGAAGCCTGGCCGCCGGAGCCGCCATTGCCGCCGCCGATGACGGTACTGTTCGCGTTGGCGCCGTTGCCGCCCACCGACGCGGCGTAGATGCCGAACTGCGCGCCCGCGTCGTCCCAGATGCCGGGCGCGCCGCCCTGGCTGCTGGACGTCGGCGTCGTGTAGACGTTGATGGCGCCGCTGTTGTTGATCGAGATCGTACCGCCGTTGCCACCGTTGGTGGCATTGTTGGACGTGTCGCTGGAGCCGAAGCCGCCCTGCAGTTTCACGAACAGGCCGGCCTGCGGCACGCTGGGCTGCAGCACCGCGCCATTGTTGACCACGGTGTAGTTGCCGCCGTAGTCGCCGATGTTGGTGCCGGTGCCGGCGTTGGCGGTGAAATTGATGTTGATCTGCGCCCCCGAGCCCCCCTGGCTCGACGCTATGGTGCAGGTGGTGGCGGGGCCCGTCGATGAGCTGGGGGCGGGGCAGGACAGCGCGGCCTGCGCCGATGGCGCGGCCAGGGTTCCCAAGGCGCCGCACAGCGCGGCGGACAGCACCGTCAAGGCCGCCGGCCGCGGCGGATGCGCCGTGCGGGTCGGTACGGGGGGACGCGCGCCCCTGTGCTTCGTCGTGGCGGGCAGGGCGGTGCGTCGTCTCATCAGCGATCCTGTAGGCGGCGGTTCGGCCTCGTGGATGCTGATTCGCTTGCGCAAGCATGACGAGACGCCATTGTTCGTAAGCGGATTGTTCCGTTTACGTCCGCGCAGCAGGCGGTTTTTCGACGAATAGCCTGTTTTCTTCGACGAAATTCCGGCCGATTATCAAAAAAGCCACATCCTCATCCCACCGTGGGGCACGTCCGCGGGCGGAAATTGCACATTTGCGGGAAAGACCGGATCCCCGCCGTCCCCGCGCTGGTGCATGCTGGGACCGGATGTGTAAATGCAAAAGCCGGCGCAAAACTGGCGCGCATATTGCTTTCAACAGGCGACGGCGTCCCGTGGACGCCCAACGTGAACCTGTATCGCAGGAGTCGGAATGCTTGCTCTGTTGCCCCGCCGCTTTTTCCGCCGCGCCGCGTCATGGATGGCGCTGCTGGCCGTTTCGGCCAGCCTGGGGGCGCCGTCCGCGCGCGCCGACGACTATCCCTCGCGCCCGATCCACATCATCGTGCCGTACTCCGCGGGCGGTTCGTCGGACGCGCCCATGCGCGTCATCGCGCAGCAGATGGCCCAGCAGATGGGGCAGGCCATCGTCATCGAGAACAAGCCGGGGCAGGGGGCGATGATAGGCGCGGAATACGTCGCCCGTTCGGCGCCCGATGGCTACACCCTGCTGCTGGCCTCCAATCCGCAGGCCATCAGCGCGACCCTGTACAGCCGGCTGAATTTCGACCCGGTTGCCGACTTCGCCGCGATCTCGCTGTTCGGCCGCGAGCCTGGCGTGCTGGTGGTCAATCCGAAGATGCCGGTGCGCAGCGTCCAGGAATTCATCGACTACGTGAAGGCGCGGCCGGGCAAGATCGATTACGCCTCATCCGGCAACGGCAGCGCGCAGCATCTGTTCACCGCCATGTTCCTGTCCGCCGCGGGCCTGCAGATGATGCATATCCCCTATCGCGGCAGTGCGCAGGCCGTGACCGACGTCGTCGCCGGCCAGGTCATGGTCGCCATGCCGGGGCTGGCGGCGATGATGCCGCACATCCGCGAAAAGCGCCTGATCCCGCTGGCGGTCACCGGCGACAAGCGGTCGCCGCTGCTGCCCGATGTGCCGACCCTGGCCGAGTCAGGCTTCCCCGGGTTCTCCGCCTACGTCTGGTCGGGGCTGGTCGCCCCCAAAGGCACGCCGCCCGCCATCATCGAGCGCCTGAACCGCGAGCTGAAGAAAGCCATGGAGTCGGAGACCGTCAAGGCCTACATGAATAATGCGTCCGTCGAAATCATCACCAACACGCCCGCCGAGTTCCAGGCCTTCTTCCAGGAGGAGAAGGAACGCGACGCCAAGGTGATCAAGGAAGCCGGTTTGAAGATAGATTGACCCAATGGATTCACCCACCCCCGAAGCGCTGGCGCGCTTCCCCCTCAAGGGGGCGCGGCGGGCGGGCCGGCAGAGCCCGATCCGCCGCCCGGGTCGAGGTGGCAGCACTTTGCGGTGGCGGAACAAATGTCCGCCCCCAAGGCAATAATTTGGAGACAGCATGCCTTTCCAGCGCTATGGGATCCGCCGCTACGGCAACGGCGACATCATTCACGTGCCTTTCGTGCGCGCGGGCCATTGGGTGTTCGGCACCGGCCTGCGCGCCGTGCGTCCCAACGGACTGGCCGATCCCGCCGTACTGCGCGCCGACCACCCGCTGGGCGCGCCGCCGCAGGCGCAGCGCGAAGCCCAGGCCATCTTCGACACCATGCGCCGCCACCTGGAAGAAGCGGGTAGCGGCCTGGACCGCGTGGCGCGCCTGGACCAGTACTACCCGGACCCACGCCACGTCGACCCTTACCACGTCGCCCGCAAGCAGGCCCTGGCTGGGCAGGTCGCGCCCAGCACCTCGGTCATTGTCGACCGCCTGCTGAACCTGGACGTCTCCATGGACGTGCAGGTCATGGCCGCCACCGCGGCCAGCGGCTATACCGCGGAAAAAGCCGGCGCCGGCAAGCTCAACGTACCGCAGACGTCGGGCTATGCGCCCTGTCTGCGCATGGGCGACATGATCTTCGTCGCCGGCCAGCTGGCGCGTGACGCCACGGGTAACATCGCACCGGAAGCGCAGGTGCCGGACGGCCAGATGTGGAACGGCACGCGCATCAAGCTGGAAACCGATTACCTGGTCCAGAAGCGCCTGGTGCCCGCGCTGGAAGCGGCGGGCAGCCGGCTGGACCTGGTGCTCAAGGCCCAGGTCTACCTGAGCCATCACGAAGACCTGCCCGCGTTCTGGCAGTCCTGGTCGCGCGCATTCGGCGGCCGCGTGCCGCCCACCACGGTGGTGCCCGTGCGGCATCCGGGCTTCGGCACGCGCGACGCCACCATCGAGGTCAACCTGGTCGCCGCCCACGAATCCGCCGCCGACCGTGTGCGCGACGTCGAATGCGATGTGTCGCTGATCGCCACCGACATGTTGCCCGCGCGCGTCTTCGACGGCGTCCTGTTCGTGGCCGGCCTGATGGGTATCGAGGATGGCGGCTTGTGCGCCGGCTGTCACGTGCACGCCAGCGCGCCGTTCTATGACGACCCGGTGCAGGCCCAGATGCGCGACATCCTGGAAAAGGCGGCGACGATTTTCGCCGCCGCCGGCACGGAGCTCGCCTACGTCACGCGCGCGCTGCATTTCCATGCCGACCTGGCGGATTTCCGCCGGGGCTATATGGCCTGGGATCCGGGCCTGCGCCGCGTCGGGCTGCCATTCAGCGCCATCCAGGTCGCGGACACGCTGTTCCTGCCGGACGCGGCGGTCATCCTGGACTTGTGGGGCTACGTGCCTTGATCCGGCCCATCGATCGGCGGGATCGAGCCGTGCTGTAATTCTTACTCCCATTCAGCACACGAACACCTATGCCATTCCTTTCGATGCGACAACAGATCCTGGGTTTGATCGGCTGGCTCGCGGTCGGCTTCGCCACGGCGGCGACCGGCGCCATCGCGTCCGTCCAGGCGGCGCAGTTCTACGGGCAGCTGACCCGGCCGGATTGGGCGCCCCCGGCGGGAGTGTTCGGGCCTGTCTGGAGCACCTTGTATGTCTTGATGAGCGTCGCGGCCTGGCTGGTCTGGCGCGAGGGCGGCTGGCGGGTCCAGGCGAAACCGCTGGCGCTGTTCCTGGTGCAACTCCTGGTCAACGCGCTATGGAGCTGGCTGTTCTTCGCATGGCACATGGGCGCCGCCGCCTTCGTCGATGTCTGCCTGCTGCTGCTGCTGATCGTCGCGACGCTCGTCGCGTTCTGGCGCGTGCGGGCGTTGGCGGGTGTATTGATGCTGCCTTACTTGGCATGGGTCGCTTTCGCCACCGCGCTTTGCTATAAGACGTGGCGCCTGAATCCGCAGTTGCTGGGATAGAAGGGTGCGGGGCCGGATGCCATCGAGTCCGTACGCGTGCGCATTCCGCACGAGTCGCTGACCATCGTCAACAACCGCGACATGCTGGAATCGTGGAGATCACCCTGAAAGACGGCAGCACCCTGGTGGAACACACCAAGGCCATGGGGCTGCTCACCCCCGTCCTGGGCGAGGCTCGGTCACGCCGGTTGTGCGACACCGTATGGGCCTTGGAAAAATGCCAGGACGCCCGCGCGTTCACGGCGTTGATGCAGCCGGCAGAGTGAATGCCGGTCATGCCGCGGAGATCATCGGCAACAGTATCATTCCGTTGGCTACCTGCACGTCGGCCCGGCGGCTGAATCCCGTTCGGCAAGCGACCAAGGCGGACATCGCAATCGCATGTCCGCATCGGACTGTCGTGCCGACTTTGTTACCTAGGAAGCCGATCCGCCCCGTGCGCGCCGAGCGGGCTTGATCGGCCTATACAAGGCAGACAATAGGGAGGCGGTGCGCTATGAAGAAGCCAGATCCAGAATTGATTGATGAAGACAGCCCGGAATGGAAGGACGCGGAATTCAAGCGGGCTCGTCCTGCTTCTGAAGTGCTGCCGGAAGCGGTCACATCCCGTGCAACGGGCGCCGGGCGGCAGACACGCGTCGGCGCCGCGTTCACGGGACGGCTCGAGATCGCTGGGCCGCCCCAAAGCAAAAAGCCCTGATTTCTCAGGGCTTTCAGCATGATCGCTGTTGTCACAACAACAATCTGAATTTTGGCGGAGCGGACGGGGCTCGAACCCGCGACCCCCGGCGTGACAGGCCGGTATTCTAACCAACTGAACTACCGCTCCGCAGCGGCGTATTTTGTACAGCATCGCGAACGACGCCGGACTTTACAACCTTGCCAGCAATGAAGCTGGCGTCCCCTAGGGGATTCGAACCCCTGTACTCACCGTGAAAGGGTGATGTCCTAGGCCTCTAGACGAAGGGGACCTGAACTCGTCTTTTACTGCATACTTCGCTTTCGACTGGTGGAGGTAAGCGGGATCGAACCGCTGACCTCTTGCATGCCATGCAAGCGCTCTCCCAGCTGAGCTATACCCCCGTGTATTCGCGATACTGCTGACGAAATACTAGCCAAAATCCCGCAAAATCAGTGCTTGGGTACAGCGATAAAACTGTTCGTTGCGACTGTTCTTGCCGGCTTTTGTCTGTGCCGTTGGCGAAGAAACGAGATTATGCACGACTTTTTTGGGGCGTGCAAGTTGGGCAGGCCCGGGCATGGCATATGCCGCCCAGCTTGTTCAGGACATCGATTTCAGGAGGCCAAGCATGAGTCCGACTTCCTTTCCGGTGCGTCCTCTGGGCCGTACCGACATGAACATCACGCGCGTGGGATTCGGCGCGTGGGCCATCGGCGGCGCCGGTTGGGCCGCGGGCTGGGGCGCGCAGGACGACGCCGATTCCATCGCGGCGATCCGCCATGCCGTGGCTCGCGGC
Encoded proteins:
- a CDS encoding RidA family protein, which translates into the protein MPFQRYGIRRYGNGDIIHVPFVRAGHWVFGTGLRAVRPNGLADPAVLRADHPLGAPPQAQREAQAIFDTMRRHLEEAGSGLDRVARLDQYYPDPRHVDPYHVARKQALAGQVAPSTSVIVDRLLNLDVSMDVQVMAATAASGYTAEKAGAGKLNVPQTSGYAPCLRMGDMIFVAGQLARDATGNIAPEAQVPDGQMWNGTRIKLETDYLVQKRLVPALEAAGSRLDLVLKAQVYLSHHEDLPAFWQSWSRAFGGRVPPTTVVPVRHPGFGTRDATIEVNLVAAHESAADRVRDVECDVSLIATDMLPARVFDGVLFVAGLMGIEDGGLCAGCHVHASAPFYDDPVQAQMRDILEKAATIFAAAGTELAYVTRALHFHADLADFRRGYMAWDPGLRRVGLPFSAIQVADTLFLPDAAVILDLWGYVP
- a CDS encoding TspO/MBR family protein, with product MPFLSMRQQILGLIGWLAVGFATAATGAIASVQAAQFYGQLTRPDWAPPAGVFGPVWSTLYVLMSVAAWLVWREGGWRVQAKPLALFLVQLLVNALWSWLFFAWHMGAAAFVDVCLLLLLIVATLVAFWRVRALAGVLMLPYLAWVAFATALCYKTWRLNPQLLG
- a CDS encoding Bug family tripartite tricarboxylate transporter substrate binding protein, which encodes MLALLPRRFFRRAASWMALLAVSASLGAPSARADDYPSRPIHIIVPYSAGGSSDAPMRVIAQQMAQQMGQAIVIENKPGQGAMIGAEYVARSAPDGYTLLLASNPQAISATLYSRLNFDPVADFAAISLFGREPGVLVVNPKMPVRSVQEFIDYVKARPGKIDYASSGNGSAQHLFTAMFLSAAGLQMMHIPYRGSAQAVTDVVAGQVMVAMPGLAAMMPHIREKRLIPLAVTGDKRSPLLPDVPTLAESGFPGFSAYVWSGLVAPKGTPPAIIERLNRELKKAMESETVKAYMNNASVEIITNTPAEFQAFFQEEKERDAKVIKEAGLKID
- a CDS encoding autotransporter outer membrane beta-barrel domain-containing protein — protein: MRRRTALPATTKHRGARPPVPTRTAHPPRPAALTVLSAALCGALGTLAAPSAQAALSCPAPSSSTGPATTCTIASSQGGSGAQININFTANAGTGTNIGDYGGNYTVVNNGAVLQPSVPQAGLFVKLQGGFGSSDTSNNATNGGNGGTISINNSGAINVYTTPTSSSQGGAPGIWDDAGAQFGIYAASVGGNGANANSTVIGGGNGGSGGQASAISITNSGAIQVNNLPYGGVGIYAAGMGGSGGAEDKAGTGDQNGGNGGDTNTISINNSASVSVNSGSASRYAWGIGVESIGGNGGNYNGYGGNAGFANTSVPSNIVNSGAVTVQLNGGSSFANGVRGLYMLNQGGNGITSEDGSDNGGAGANAAGMTITNSAPINLSMLNALPAPTGLSGVSGGIVMIGLGGNGGMSAQTVTNTTGQRGGTGGSNPYTSTINLNSGSAISTYGNYLPGVVVISQGGNAGAGREDGNGGAGGYGGLINVYMNGNASITTNGTQAHGIAARSAGGAGGGVETSSGLIDFTPENAGSGGAGKDVTITTGNQSGSGGTIGTYGANSIGILAQSMGGFGGGTTSNFEFFGDAGANAGDGGTPGNVTISSLTAITTTGASSHGIVAQSLGGGGGAAGQSSGIVALGGSGGNAVNGGTVSITQSATLATKGSAAIGLLAQSIGGGGGDGGGSSGIATIGGQAGNGGGGGGSATINLNGGAITTTGDTSYGLVAQSIGGGGGTGGAASSFNASLGFSMAVAVGGSGGNGGAASSASANLTNGSITTGTSGTSATDAHGIVVQSIGGGGGIGGAAVAQAYAVAVPDDSVSVGASVSFAAGGSGGTGGSGGNANANLSGSSVTTYGAGSNGLLVQSIGGGGGVGGNATATSTVIGTESSVGAEVSAAFGGNGGSAACGGTSTSTCASNANVSLQGNNHIQTWGDSANGIVVQSIGGGGGAGGIGSATGSNRNTDANVQATISLGGTGGGGGTGGSVNFASTLTDTIMTGGDGARGVLLQSIGGGGGAAQGGQIGLSLASESEDGSTDVRGTVNVGRGGSSGGAGGSIALSSYGNITTYGADADGLVAQSIGGSGGLGGVAGGDSADPSTGALRKLAGTLNDQGTSYELNLGVGGTGGNGGNGGAIGSSTTAASLGSQINTYGDYADAVLLQSIGGGGGQGGASTTSSSSSSSHLTLSVGGKGGSGGAGGDIVAYFDDNFATNHNGNLFNTNGFGAHGVVLQSIGGGGGVGASGSPLVNGTLTVGRNGGNGGNGGNITVNQASWANISTHGDSAYGLVLQSIGAGGGIGMSGTSDTATSSGRQLNLTLGGQNGATGNGGTITVSTGLGMNTYGARAIGVVAQSIGGGGGIATSGAASSISGISLGGQTGNGGVVNLNITGGGVNTRGDGAHAIVAQSIGGGGGIVGDTAKGIQLDPTAWGVPTRQPSASGSGESVSVTVNGTLTTSGSNAFGIVAQSIGGGGGLGGSATNGFAGTNNPQSSVIGSAVTVNQSGTITATGAGSTGIFAQSLGSGDDSTVTVNVNGAVQGGSGSNASAVWIANGKQNVMNVAVGGSLSAASGVAIRYDGEAGTGYGSVLTVNNSGTISGSAMCENADGTGACTINNLQGGTLTNAAVYQADVNNDGLLVLGAPGQFNALTITGSFIQRPTGVIRADADFSALKSDSLVVQGNASLAGAVDVVPSALLPNRDLTVLTVQGQTQGSLQAVDSPIIDYGVRQNGQTYQVRADSANFNAPSMDLSGNQSRIAGQLQRIWDAGGNAALAPLFAQLDLASRVGGGAYRGNVDSLSPGAAIAPAAQSMAALGQFTGNMMSCPTFTGVDAMTGEQNCFWGLVSGRSTTQDGSRGSSDFDYDSVTYQFGGQREVSPGWFLGASMAYQNNDLKGDSGRLNGNGDSGYAGLVLKRQSGDWTFSGALGGGYGSYRMNRDITVPGYQDTLKSDPDMYSFGLRLRAARTFSFDRVYVKPYLDFDANYTRMSSYSESGGNALGLSVDSSHQFIMGFSPMIEIGGRSELPNGAVMRPFAYMGVTFLTQNSWDANARLQGAPAGTGSFTTSLPIDDVIGRVGAGLQVATAKGVDFRLQYDGEFAQHTKSHSGSLKVMVPF